One region of Dokdonia sp. 4H-3-7-5 genomic DNA includes:
- a CDS encoding MarC family protein — protein MNIDIKEILTAAMVLFAVIDIIGSIPIILKLRKKAGHIQSEKAALVALIVMILFVFVGESILSLIGVNVYEFAVAGSFILFFIALEMILGVSIFKDDDGISAKTVSVFPLAFPLVAGPGTLTSLLALRAEYDLSNIIIAVILNILLVYIVLKTSKHIERFLGKNGIAVIHKVFGVILLAIAVKLFTANIQELFK, from the coding sequence ATGAATATAGATATAAAGGAAATACTTACGGCGGCAATGGTACTTTTTGCTGTAATCGATATTATAGGTAGTATTCCTATTATATTAAAGTTACGCAAAAAAGCAGGTCATATTCAAAGTGAAAAAGCAGCATTAGTCGCGCTTATCGTAATGATTTTATTTGTATTTGTAGGAGAGAGTATATTAAGTCTCATAGGTGTAAATGTGTATGAGTTTGCTGTGGCTGGTTCTTTTATCCTATTCTTTATAGCCCTAGAAATGATTCTGGGTGTTAGTATTTTTAAGGATGATGATGGTATAAGTGCAAAGACGGTCTCTGTATTTCCACTTGCCTTTCCATTAGTAGCAGGACCCGGCACTCTTACTTCGCTTCTCGCATTACGTGCAGAATATGACCTTAGTAATATAATAATAGCTGTCATACTTAACATATTACTAGTGTACATAGTCTTAAAAACCTCTAAACATATTGAGCGCTTTTTAGGAAAGAACGGTATTGCTGTAATACATAAAGTTTTTGGTGTAATTTTGTTAGCAATCGCTGTGAAGTTATTTACAGCAAATATTCAAGAACTATTTAAGTAA
- a CDS encoding S41 family peptidase, giving the protein MKIQRKYIPLLFGLGIALGIMLGSLLDFGYKDTALFTSNAKKDKLNKLIDYIDYEYVDVINTDSIVDVTVNGILDNLDPHSTYIPPDEYSAMEENMKGDFVGIGVSFYPYNDSLAVIQAIKGGPSYRAGIKGGDRIVYADGINLSTKEITDDSLSSILKGKARTPIEIKIKRPGVKKLMSFNFERDHVPIFSVVGSYMLTDNLGYIKINRFAESTHEEFRKALLDLKGKGASKIALDLRDNPGGYISSAEGVVNEFLEEDKLILFTKNKTGKISNSYTDDGGVFEDGEVFILINENSASASEIVAGALQDNDKGVIVGRRSFGKGLVQREMDLGDGSAVRLTIARYYTPTGRSIQKPYELGDKDYFEDYLNRYENGELRSVDSIKVADSLKFRTPKGKIVYGGGGIIPDIFVPKNTDYEVEHLNYVLRSGYMRLFIFEQLEKDRTYYNSLSMEQFQEEVIISDQVVEDFISFAQFRQINLKASKYRDLYKKYLKATMARQLFDNNAFEMMVNKEDAVIQKVIELTREKG; this is encoded by the coding sequence ATGAAAATACAACGCAAATATATTCCTCTACTTTTTGGTTTAGGCATTGCTCTAGGCATCATGCTCGGGAGTTTATTAGATTTTGGATATAAGGATACCGCGTTGTTTACATCAAATGCAAAAAAGGATAAACTTAATAAGCTCATAGATTATATAGATTATGAATATGTAGATGTTATAAACACTGATAGCATAGTAGATGTAACCGTAAATGGTATCTTGGATAATCTTGATCCACATTCTACTTATATTCCACCAGATGAATATAGCGCTATGGAGGAGAATATGAAAGGTGATTTTGTGGGGATTGGAGTAAGCTTTTATCCATATAACGACTCGCTGGCAGTAATACAGGCTATTAAAGGTGGCCCTAGTTATCGTGCTGGGATTAAAGGTGGAGACCGTATTGTCTATGCCGATGGCATCAATTTATCCACTAAAGAAATTACAGATGACTCTCTATCTAGTATTTTAAAGGGTAAAGCAAGAACACCTATTGAAATTAAGATAAAAAGACCTGGAGTTAAAAAACTTATGTCTTTTAATTTTGAGCGTGATCACGTGCCTATTTTTAGTGTTGTAGGAAGTTATATGCTTACTGATAATCTTGGGTATATTAAAATTAATCGTTTTGCAGAGTCTACTCACGAAGAGTTCAGAAAGGCGCTTTTAGACCTTAAAGGTAAGGGTGCGTCAAAAATAGCGTTAGATTTAAGAGATAATCCAGGAGGATATATCTCTAGCGCAGAGGGAGTGGTAAATGAGTTTTTAGAAGAGGATAAACTCATACTGTTTACAAAGAATAAAACAGGAAAGATATCTAATAGCTATACTGATGATGGCGGTGTTTTTGAAGACGGAGAAGTCTTTATCCTTATAAATGAAAACTCTGCAAGTGCTAGTGAGATTGTCGCGGGAGCATTGCAAGACAATGATAAAGGAGTAATAGTGGGACGTAGATCTTTTGGTAAAGGGCTTGTGCAGAGAGAAATGGATTTAGGAGACGGGAGTGCAGTGAGATTGACAATCGCCCGTTATTATACACCTACGGGTCGCTCCATACAAAAGCCTTATGAATTAGGAGATAAAGATTATTTTGAAGATTATCTCAATAGATATGAAAACGGCGAGTTACGCAGTGTCGATAGCATTAAAGTTGCAGATTCTCTCAAATTTAGAACTCCTAAGGGTAAAATTGTTTATGGAGGAGGAGGTATCATACCAGATATTTTTGTCCCTAAAAATACAGACTATGAAGTAGAACATCTCAATTATGTATTGCGTTCTGGATATATGCGCTTGTTTATTTTTGAGCAATTAGAGAAAGATAGAACTTATTATAATAGCCTCAGTATGGAACAATTTCAAGAAGAGGTTATCATATCAGATCAGGTAGTAGAAGATTTTATATCTTTCGCACAGTTTAGGCAGATTAATTTGAAAGCAAGTAAATATAGAGACTTGTACAAGAAATATCTCAAAGCTACTATGGCTAGACAGCTTTTTGATAATAATGCATTTGAGATGATGGTAAATAAAGAAGATGCCGTAATTCAAAAAGTGATAGAACTTACTCGTGAAAAAGGATAA
- a CDS encoding deoxycytidylate deaminase, translating into MASKQHKYDIAYLRMAREWGKLSYCNRKQVGAIIVKDKMIISDGYNGTPTGFENVCEDDENNTKWYVLHAEANAILKVASSTQSCHGATLYITLSPCKDCSKLVHQAGIKRVVYHNAYKDLTGVKFLEKAGVEIVHLQDIDS; encoded by the coding sequence ATGGCTTCAAAACAACATAAATATGACATCGCTTACTTGAGAATGGCTCGGGAATGGGGAAAACTGTCATACTGCAACCGTAAGCAAGTGGGAGCAATTATTGTAAAAGATAAGATGATCATTTCTGACGGTTATAATGGAACACCAACTGGTTTTGAAAACGTTTGTGAAGATGACGAAAATAATACGAAGTGGTATGTATTACACGCTGAGGCAAACGCAATTTTAAAGGTTGCCAGTTCCACACAATCTTGTCATGGGGCTACTCTATATATCACATTAAGTCCTTGCAAGGATTGTAGTAAATTAGTACATCAGGCAGGTATTAAGCGTGTGGTTTATCATAATGCATATAAAGATCTCACGGGTGTAAAATTTTTAGAAAAAGCAGGCGTTGAGATAGTACATCTTCAAGACATCGATTCATAA
- a CDS encoding HupE/UreJ family protein, translating to MDSFVFYFKEGLFHVLDWNAYDHILFLIVLTVPYLFSNWKKLLTLVTIFTLGHTLSLALSAYGVVRVNSSLVELLIPITILITALYNIFTAGKKNRNQKIGIHLFAALFFGLIHGLGFSTYFKMMTSSSESKLLPLIEYTLGIEAAQLIIVFVVLVISFIGQAIFRFSLRDWVMVISSVVIGVAIPVFKTALSSINF from the coding sequence ATGGATTCATTCGTATTTTATTTTAAAGAAGGCCTTTTCCACGTACTAGATTGGAACGCTTATGATCATATACTTTTTTTAATAGTTCTCACTGTTCCATACTTATTTTCTAATTGGAAAAAATTATTGACACTGGTAACAATCTTCACATTAGGGCATACACTTTCGCTCGCGCTCTCGGCGTATGGTGTGGTTAGAGTTAACTCATCACTAGTAGAGTTGTTAATACCTATTACCATATTAATAACGGCTTTATATAATATATTTACGGCTGGTAAAAAGAATCGTAATCAGAAGATTGGAATTCACCTTTTTGCAGCATTATTTTTTGGTTTAATACATGGGCTAGGTTTTTCTACGTATTTTAAAATGATGACATCAAGTTCAGAAAGTAAGTTGCTACCATTAATAGAATACACCTTAGGTATTGAAGCTGCGCAATTAATTATTGTATTTGTTGTACTTGTTATAAGTTTTATAGGCCAAGCAATCTTTAGATTCTCACTAAGGGATTGGGTGATGGTTATTTCATCTGTAGTAATTGGTGTCGCTATTCCTGTGTTTAAAACGGCACTATCTAGTATAAATTTTTAA
- a CDS encoding fructose 1,6-bisphosphatase, producing the protein MSFSDLYDSGFRKRNEDHFASIVRVAMDDGVISDKEKAFLDRLARNLSISAEDYEIILGDYMSHPINPPTTYDRRLERLYDLTRMIHIDHDFEEEEPLLIRLSIGLGFATSNAPYVAHKALTLVREGTDLDTFQDEIKNMSR; encoded by the coding sequence ATGTCTTTTTCAGATTTATATGATAGCGGGTTCCGCAAGAGAAATGAAGATCACTTTGCATCTATTGTGAGAGTGGCAATGGATGATGGTGTAATTTCAGATAAAGAAAAAGCTTTTTTAGACAGGCTTGCTCGTAATCTTTCTATATCTGCAGAGGATTATGAAATTATTTTAGGAGATTATATGTCTCACCCTATTAACCCTCCTACTACTTATGATAGAAGATTAGAGCGTTTATACGATCTTACTCGTATGATTCACATTGATCATGATTTTGAGGAAGAAGAGCCTCTTTTAATAAGACTTTCTATAGGTTTAGGTTTTGCTACAAGTAATGCACCTTATGTTGCACATAAAGCACTTACTCTTGTAAGAGAAGGTACTGATCTTGATACATTTCAAGATGAAATCAAAAATATGAGCCGCTAG
- a CDS encoding ATP-binding protein, translating into MLDNLRQDFFNKTTQLLIVNRGLKVEDSDQNLFSITKGSDITEFHPFFYSLMTVFEETKKEHTFFCVQVEVLGRLYFLDIKTILRDDDTLVVILNDLTDHYKTVHQIKQVRNESIIGFNITQELNQELEIQRSFKNKFLANVSHEIRTPLNSIVGFLSVLENTDITREQLDILNIVKDSSKNLVTILDDLMDISKIEAGKLEIKKRRFDFKEFIEVLGKTYQLRADEKRLSFEFEMGSKIPRFLVGDHLRINQILVNLLENALKYTHQGNIKFCVKTDSQNARRIPVTFEVTDTGIGIPKEKIDSIFDSFTQLEKRGLFGGSGLGLSIVKQLTQLLESDLEVSSVEGEGSTFSFTVYMGVSHNQKREKKEKAKKTKNNKAAGKKPRILLGEDVEVNQLLMLRLFVDHGAYSIDIAKDGERVLEFLDRNTYDLVILDLTMPIMDGLDTAVQIRSHSNSKISKLPIIALTARTAQEEQDAAKEAGMNAYLTKPIDAELLFETIERLLTRYKRKSKEVASLDEEEE; encoded by the coding sequence ATGCTTGATAACCTCAGACAGGATTTTTTTAATAAAACCACACAACTACTTATTGTTAATAGAGGACTTAAGGTAGAAGACTCAGATCAAAACCTATTCTCAATTACTAAAGGCTCTGATATTACAGAGTTCCATCCTTTTTTCTACTCACTCATGACCGTCTTTGAGGAGACAAAAAAAGAACATACTTTCTTTTGTGTTCAAGTAGAAGTGCTAGGCAGACTTTATTTCTTAGATATAAAAACCATCTTAAGAGATGACGATACGTTAGTCGTAATTTTAAATGATCTTACAGATCACTATAAAACGGTACACCAGATTAAACAAGTGCGTAACGAGTCTATAATAGGTTTTAATATTACTCAAGAGCTTAATCAAGAGCTAGAAATACAGCGTAGCTTCAAGAATAAATTTCTTGCAAACGTAAGTCATGAAATACGTACTCCTCTCAATAGTATTGTAGGTTTTCTTTCTGTTTTAGAAAATACTGATATTACAAGAGAGCAGTTAGACATACTCAATATTGTAAAAGACTCATCTAAGAATCTAGTGACTATTCTAGATGATTTGATGGATATATCTAAGATTGAAGCAGGCAAACTAGAAATTAAGAAGAGACGATTTGATTTCAAAGAATTTATAGAAGTTTTAGGTAAAACCTATCAACTCAGAGCAGATGAGAAGAGACTTTCTTTTGAGTTTGAGATGGGCTCAAAGATTCCACGTTTCTTAGTGGGCGATCATCTTAGAATCAATCAAATCCTTGTAAACTTATTAGAGAATGCATTAAAATATACGCATCAAGGAAATATAAAATTCTGTGTAAAAACAGATTCTCAAAATGCCAGAAGAATTCCTGTAACTTTTGAAGTGACAGATACTGGAATAGGAATACCAAAGGAGAAGATAGACAGTATTTTTGACAGCTTTACACAGCTAGAAAAAAGAGGCCTCTTTGGAGGATCTGGATTAGGACTTAGTATCGTAAAACAACTGACGCAATTGTTAGAGAGTGATCTCGAGGTAAGTAGTGTGGAAGGGGAAGGATCTACATTTAGTTTTACGGTATATATGGGAGTTTCTCATAATCAGAAACGAGAGAAGAAAGAAAAGGCTAAGAAGACAAAGAATAATAAAGCTGCTGGTAAAAAGCCACGTATTTTATTAGGAGAAGATGTCGAGGTGAATCAGTTGTTGATGCTTCGTCTATTTGTAGACCATGGTGCTTATAGTATAGATATTGCAAAAGATGGTGAGCGTGTTCTAGAATTTTTAGACAGAAACACTTATGATTTAGTGATACTTGATCTTACGATGCCTATAATGGATGGGCTTGATACTGCAGTGCAGATACGAAGTCATTCTAATAGTAAAATAAGTAAACTGCCCATTATAGCGCTTACTGCTAGAACAGCTCAAGAAGAGCAAGATGCAGCAAAGGAGGCAGGTATGAATGCTTACTTAACAAAGCCTATAGATGCAGAGCTTCTTTTTGAAACAATAGAGAGACTCTTAACGAGGTATAAAAGGAAAAGTAAAGAGGTGGCTTCTCTAGATGAAGAGGAAGAATAA
- a CDS encoding Rab family GTPase — MSVSKKIVLLGHFGVGKSSLLRRFVENNFSDNYVVTIGVHIMKKEVNINSDKVTLIIWDVEGTDDFTKYRPSYLMGASSFIYVFDASRAVTYSDLKYNLSHLKDKYPQVPVHIIGNKVDLVDKDEIMAALKAQDVQHSYLSSAKTGENVEQLFNDVAAQLLENA; from the coding sequence ATGAGCGTATCTAAAAAAATAGTATTACTAGGACATTTTGGTGTTGGTAAGTCTTCACTGCTTCGCAGGTTTGTTGAGAATAATTTCTCAGACAACTATGTAGTTACTATTGGTGTGCATATAATGAAGAAAGAAGTAAACATCAATTCTGACAAGGTAACACTTATTATATGGGATGTTGAAGGAACAGATGATTTTACAAAATACAGGCCATCGTATTTAATGGGAGCTTCTAGCTTTATTTATGTATTTGATGCCTCAAGAGCAGTAACATATAGTGATTTGAAATATAACTTAAGTCACCTAAAAGATAAGTATCCCCAAGTGCCTGTGCACATTATCGGAAATAAAGTAGACTTAGTCGACAAGGATGAAATCATGGCAGCTCTTAAGGCGCAAGATGTTCAACATAGCTATCTTTCCAGTGCAAAGACCGGAGAAAATGTTGAACAGCTGTTTAATGATGTAGCAGCGCAATTGCTTGAAAATGCTTGA
- the fbp gene encoding class 1 fructose-bisphosphatase, protein MSRKNQTLGEFIIENQAEFQYSSGELSRLINSIRLAAKVVNHEVNKAGLVDIVGAAGETNIQGEDQQKLDVMANDTFIRTLTNRNILCGIASEENDDFISIQGQNEDNNNKYVLLMDPLDGSSNIDVNVSVGTIFSIYRRVTPAGTPVTIEDFLQKGREQVAAGYIIYGTSTMIVYTTGHGVNGFTLNPAIGTFYLSHPNMQFPETGNIYSVNEGNYVHFPDGVKKYIKYCQEEKDDRPYTSRYIGSLVSDIHRNMIKGGIYMYPKSSKAANGKLRLLYECNPMAFIAEQAGGKASDGFGAILDLQPTELHERVPFFCGSKLMVEKAESFMKES, encoded by the coding sequence GTGTCAAGAAAAAACCAAACATTAGGAGAGTTTATCATTGAAAATCAAGCTGAGTTCCAGTACTCTTCTGGAGAACTTTCTCGATTAATTAACTCTATTCGCCTTGCGGCCAAAGTAGTAAACCACGAAGTGAACAAGGCTGGCCTTGTAGATATAGTGGGTGCCGCTGGGGAGACAAACATCCAAGGTGAAGATCAGCAAAAGCTGGATGTGATGGCAAATGATACCTTTATACGTACACTCACAAACCGCAATATTCTTTGTGGAATTGCGAGTGAGGAAAATGATGATTTTATTTCAATACAAGGTCAAAACGAGGATAACAATAATAAGTATGTACTACTTATGGATCCTTTAGATGGCTCTTCTAATATTGATGTGAATGTTTCTGTAGGGACAATTTTTTCAATTTACAGACGTGTGACTCCCGCTGGAACTCCTGTGACTATAGAGGACTTTTTACAAAAAGGTAGAGAGCAAGTAGCTGCGGGATATATTATTTATGGGACTTCTACAATGATTGTATATACTACAGGTCATGGTGTAAATGGATTTACTCTTAATCCAGCCATTGGAACCTTTTATCTTTCCCATCCTAATATGCAGTTTCCAGAAACAGGAAATATCTATTCTGTAAATGAAGGTAATTATGTGCACTTCCCAGACGGAGTGAAAAAATATATAAAATACTGTCAAGAAGAGAAAGATGACCGTCCGTATACTTCCCGATACATAGGGTCATTAGTTTCTGATATTCATAGAAACATGATTAAAGGTGGAATATACATGTATCCAAAAAGCTCGAAAGCAGCCAATGGTAAACTACGTTTGCTGTATGAATGTAATCCTATGGCTTTTATAGCCGAGCAGGCAGGAGGAAAAGCAAGTGACGGTTTTGGAGCTATTTTAGACTTACAACCTACAGAATTACATGAGCGTGTGCCCTTCTTTTGTGGTAGTAAATTAATGGTCGAAAAAGCCGAAAGTTTTATGAAGGAGTCTTAA
- a CDS encoding GNAT family N-acetyltransferase gives MKINIQRATPQDMPAVLGLINELAVYEKEPDAVKITEKTLLENGFGDHPLFTCFVAKTEAEVVGMALCYFRFSTWDGKSLHLEDLVVKESLRGKGVGQQLYDQVMIFGAESGVKRVEWVVLDWNTSAIEFYKKSNAKFLKDWHLVQMDEQRLKDYIKKINA, from the coding sequence ATGAAGATTAACATTCAAAGAGCAACACCGCAAGATATGCCCGCTGTGTTGGGCCTCATAAACGAACTAGCAGTTTATGAAAAAGAGCCTGATGCGGTAAAGATTACAGAAAAAACACTCTTAGAAAACGGTTTTGGTGATCACCCTCTTTTTACTTGCTTCGTTGCAAAAACAGAAGCAGAGGTTGTAGGCATGGCTTTATGTTATTTCCGCTTTTCTACTTGGGATGGTAAGTCGCTACACTTAGAAGATCTCGTTGTGAAAGAGTCCTTACGTGGCAAAGGAGTAGGGCAACAGCTCTATGATCAGGTTATGATTTTTGGAGCAGAGAGCGGTGTAAAACGTGTAGAATGGGTTGTGCTAGACTGGAACACTAGCGCTATCGAGTTTTACAAAAAAAGTAATGCAAAATTTTTAAAAGATTGGCATCTTGTACAGATGGATGAGCAACGTCTTAAAGATTACATTAAAAAAATTAATGCTTAA
- a CDS encoding aspartate kinase, translated as MQVFKFGGASVKNADGVKNVATVLQTMGAGEKLVVVSAMGKMTNAMEAIVTAYFDDKSSLPERIEHTVAYHKEITNNLFEKGDEVFEKIKELFAELKGFLAWNKSPKYDFVYDQIVCYGELISTTIISAYLNKQGLTNTWIDARGLIKTDSSYRDGRVDWKATKAAIKEHVDPRGLTITQGFIASDSNNFTTTLGREGSDYTGGIFAYCLDAENLTIWKDVPGVLNGDPRVFNNTVLLHEIPYEEAIELAFYGASVIHPKTLQPLQRKEIPLYVKSFLNPTAAGTMVSSVSTLAPMVPCYIVKKNQVLISLSALDFSFMVEDNIAEVFQLLSTYKLKVDLIQNSAISFSVCVDNKFNGLEKLTNQLKGKFKVSVTAGVSLYTIRHFVQEALDKFQEDKTVLLKQVTQNTVQLVTQN; from the coding sequence ATGCAGGTATTTAAATTTGGCGGAGCATCTGTAAAAAATGCAGATGGCGTGAAGAATGTAGCAACGGTACTACAAACTATGGGAGCTGGAGAAAAACTTGTTGTAGTCTCTGCAATGGGAAAAATGACTAATGCTATGGAGGCAATTGTTACAGCTTACTTTGATGATAAAAGCAGTCTTCCAGAACGTATAGAACACACGGTCGCTTATCACAAAGAGATTACTAATAATCTTTTTGAAAAAGGCGATGAAGTTTTTGAAAAGATAAAAGAACTTTTTGCAGAGCTCAAAGGTTTTCTTGCCTGGAACAAATCGCCAAAATATGATTTTGTTTATGATCAAATTGTGTGCTACGGCGAGCTTATATCTACTACTATCATAAGTGCATACCTCAACAAGCAAGGACTTACAAATACCTGGATAGATGCGCGAGGTCTTATAAAAACAGACAGCAGTTATCGCGATGGACGCGTAGACTGGAAGGCAACGAAAGCAGCGATAAAAGAGCATGTAGACCCAAGAGGACTTACCATTACTCAAGGGTTTATAGCATCAGACAGTAATAACTTTACAACCACATTAGGCAGAGAAGGATCTGATTATACTGGTGGCATATTTGCATACTGCCTCGATGCAGAAAATCTGACTATCTGGAAGGATGTTCCTGGTGTTTTAAATGGTGATCCTCGAGTTTTTAACAATACCGTTTTATTACATGAAATTCCATACGAAGAAGCCATTGAGCTTGCATTTTACGGAGCTTCTGTTATTCATCCCAAAACGTTACAACCTTTACAGCGTAAAGAAATACCGCTTTATGTAAAATCCTTCCTCAACCCTACGGCTGCTGGCACCATGGTAAGTAGTGTGTCTACGCTAGCACCTATGGTGCCGTGTTATATAGTCAAGAAAAACCAAGTGCTCATATCACTATCTGCTCTAGATTTCTCTTTTATGGTAGAAGATAATATTGCAGAGGTTTTCCAGTTACTTTCTACTTACAAGCTTAAAGTTGACCTTATACAGAACTCTGCGATAAGCTTTTCTGTATGTGTAGACAACAAATTTAATGGCTTAGAAAAACTTACAAATCAGCTTAAAGGAAAATTTAAAGTAAGTGTTACTGCAGGGGTTTCTCTTTATACAATAAGGCATTTTGTACAAGAAGCTCTTGATAAATTTCAAGAGGATAAAACAGTGCTTCTTAAGCAAGTCACTCAAAACACAGTGCAACTTGTAACACAAAACTAG
- a CDS encoding GNAT family N-acyltransferase, producing the protein MGLVTAKEVARAINVDKFGFIGTFAGWSLMKILKISSLNKVYDRNKHLGDLEFLNALLDEFNIKFEIPEEDLKRLPKDGAYVTISNHPLGGIDGILLLKLMLEQRPDFKIIANFLLHRIEPLKPYVMPVNPFENKKDVRSSIAGFKSAISHLRDGHPLGIFPAGEVSTYKDDKLIIDKPWEEAAMKLVKKAEVPIVPIYFHAKNSRLFYQLSSLSDTLRTAKLPSELLTQKNRVIKVRIGNPIKVTAQKEHESLADFTEFLRKKTYMLANSFEKKNILKDIPQKLKPPKEPKKIVTEMSSDLIEDEILRLRENDRRLLTSKNYEVYLAPAQEMPSILREIGRLREITFRAIGEGTNEAIDLDKIDRYYYHMFLWDNEANALAGAYRMGLGSKIYKEHGIDGFYLQDLFRFEPELHKMMSESIEMGRAFIIKEYQQKPMPLFLLWKGIVHTTLRFPEHKYLIGGVSISNQFSNFSKSMMVEFMKSHYYDPYIAQYIRPKKEWKVKLKDADKEFVFDESKADLNKFDKLIEEIEPGSLRLPVLIKKYIKQNAKVIAFNVDPLFNNAIDGLMYIRIADLPESTVKPVMEEFQEELEKKYNQRNTEEE; encoded by the coding sequence ATGGGTCTAGTCACCGCTAAAGAAGTTGCACGAGCTATAAACGTCGATAAATTCGGCTTTATAGGCACCTTTGCTGGGTGGTCATTAATGAAGATTCTTAAAATCTCTTCTCTCAATAAAGTTTACGACCGTAATAAACATTTAGGAGATCTTGAGTTCCTTAATGCATTGCTTGATGAGTTTAATATTAAGTTTGAAATACCAGAAGAAGATTTAAAAAGACTACCTAAGGACGGCGCATACGTAACCATATCAAATCATCCTCTAGGAGGAATAGATGGCATATTACTGCTCAAGTTAATGCTTGAACAACGTCCAGATTTTAAAATTATAGCAAACTTTTTACTACACCGCATAGAGCCACTTAAGCCTTATGTAATGCCAGTAAATCCCTTTGAAAACAAGAAGGATGTAAGGTCAAGTATCGCAGGTTTTAAAAGTGCGATATCTCACCTTAGAGACGGTCATCCTCTAGGTATTTTTCCTGCTGGAGAAGTCTCTACGTATAAGGATGATAAACTTATTATAGACAAGCCTTGGGAAGAAGCAGCTATGAAGCTGGTTAAAAAGGCAGAAGTCCCTATTGTACCCATATATTTTCATGCAAAAAACAGCAGACTGTTTTATCAACTATCAAGCTTGAGCGATACACTTAGAACAGCTAAACTTCCTAGCGAACTCCTTACTCAAAAAAACCGAGTAATAAAGGTACGTATAGGAAATCCTATAAAGGTAACCGCTCAAAAGGAACACGAGTCACTAGCAGATTTTACAGAGTTTTTACGCAAGAAAACGTACATGCTGGCAAATTCCTTTGAGAAAAAGAATATTTTAAAAGACATCCCTCAAAAATTAAAACCGCCAAAGGAGCCGAAGAAGATTGTTACAGAAATGAGTAGCGACCTTATAGAAGACGAAATTTTACGCTTGCGCGAAAATGACCGTCGCCTCCTCACTAGTAAAAACTATGAAGTATATCTAGCTCCTGCTCAAGAGATGCCTAGCATTTTAAGAGAAATAGGGCGACTTAGAGAAATCACGTTTAGAGCCATAGGAGAAGGAACAAATGAGGCTATAGATCTAGACAAAATTGACAGATATTATTACCATATGTTTTTATGGGATAATGAAGCAAATGCACTTGCAGGAGCTTATAGAATGGGACTAGGATCAAAGATTTATAAGGAGCACGGTATAGATGGGTTTTATCTCCAAGATCTTTTCCGTTTTGAGCCAGAGCTGCACAAGATGATGAGTGAGAGTATTGAAATGGGTCGTGCCTTTATCATCAAAGAATATCAACAGAAACCTATGCCGCTTTTTCTTTTATGGAAAGGTATTGTACATACTACATTGCGCTTTCCAGAGCATAAATATCTCATAGGTGGGGTAAGTATTTCGAATCAATTTTCAAACTTCTCAAAGTCGATGATGGTTGAATTTATGAAATCCCATTATTACGACCCTTATATCGCACAATATATACGTCCTAAAAAGGAATGGAAAGTAAAGCTCAAAGATGCCGATAAGGAGTTTGTTTTTGACGAAAGTAAAGCAGATCTAAATAAGTTTGATAAACTCATTGAAGAAATAGAACCAGGATCACTACGACTCCCTGTTCTCATTAAAAAATACATAAAGCAAAATGCAAAAGTTATTGCATTTAATGTAGATCCCCTATTTAATAATGCAATAGATGGTCTTATGTATATACGCATAGCAGATCTACCAGAGAGCACCGTAAAACCTGTTATGGAAGAGTTTCAAGAAGAGCTTGAAAAAAAATATAATCAACGTAATACAGAAGAGGAATAA